One window of the Cryptomeria japonica chromosome 7, Sugi_1.0, whole genome shotgun sequence genome contains the following:
- the LOC131078496 gene encoding NAD(P)H-quinone oxidoreductase subunit M, chloroplastic, with translation MAATHFTSASSLTASTQILKNPSLPACGLSSSSFLSTFHSSKGASIRLGLNTRKKIRLSVRAEEDTLQEPTLNKGMSRQMGGQWLSSVTRHVRIYAAYIDPVTEAFDQTQTDKLTLILDPTNEFVWPEDKCQKVYDYFSELVDHYEGAPLTEYTLRLIGSDVEHYIRKLLLDGEIKYNLNARVLNFSMGKPRINMDEMDVSMTEDAN, from the exons ATGGCTGCCACCCATTTCACCTCTGCATCATCACTTACAGCTTCGACCCAAATTCTCAAGAACCCTTCTCTTCCTGCATGTGGGTTGTCTTCCTCCTCATTCCTGTCAACCTTTCATTCATCTAAAGGAGCTTCCATTCGCTTGGGATTGAACACAAGAAAGAAAATACGCCTAAGTGTAAGAGCAGAAGAAGATACACTCCAAGAACCGACACTGAACAAGGGGATGTCGAGGCAAATGGGTGGCCAATGGCTGAGCTCTGTTACACGTCATGTGAGGATCTATGCAGCCTACATTGACCCTGTCACTGAAGCCTTTGATCAGACTCAGACAGACAAACTGACCTTGATTTTGGATCCCACCAATGAGTTCGTATGGCCTGAGGATAAATGCCAGAAGGTTTATGATTACTTCTCAGAGCTGGTCGATCACTATGAG GGAGCACCACTGACAGAATATACACTTCGTCTGATAGGTTCAGATGTGGAGCACTATATAAGGAAACTGCTTTTAGATGGAGAGATCAAATATAATTTAAATGCTCGGGTTCTAAACTTTAGCATGGGGAAGCCTCGTATTAACATGGATGAAATGGACGTTTCCATGACAGAAGATGCAAATTAG